The genomic window TCGGCCTGCTGTCGCGCCACACCCTCAATCAGTGTCGGGCAGGTAATGTCCATGCCGAGGCCAACGATATGCACCACACCTCTCGCCCATCGTGCCGAGAGCTCGATACCGCTCAGACACTCAATGCCCTGCCCGCGGGCGCTCGCCTGTGCCTCGACCACGCCGTCGAGGCTGTCGTGGTCGGTGAGTGCCATCAGCCGCACGCCCCGCGCAGCCGCCCGCGCCACCACCGCCGCTGGCGACAGGTGGCCATCCGAGGCGGTACTGTGCATGTGTAAATCAACCTGGCTGGCGGACACTGGCGCCTCGCTTGTGGCCTTCATCGGCCCATCCTATAATGAAACCCTCGGCAGCCGCAGGCTGCCGTTTGTTTTTGGAGGTCATCACCATGTCAACGGCCCTGATGCCCACTTACAAACGCCTGCCGGTCGCGTTCCGGCGCGGCGACGGCGCGTGGCTCGAGGACACCGAGGGGCGCTGGTACCTGGATGCGCTTTCGGGCATTGCCGTCTGCGGCCTGGGCCATGCCCACCCGGACGTTGCCGCGGCCATCGCCGATCAGGCGCAGACGCTGGTGCATACCTCCAATCTCTATGAGGTGCCGCACCAGTCCCGTCTCGGCGAGCGGCTCTGCGCGCTGTCGGGTCTCGAGCAGGTCTTCTTCGCCAACAGTGGTGCCGAGGCGAACGAGGCGGCGATCAAGCTGGCACGGCTCTACGGCTATCATCGTGGCATTGAGGCACCAGAGATCATCGTCGCGGAGAACGCCTTCCACGGTCGCACGCTGGGCGCGCTCACCGCCACCGGCAACCAGCGCGCGCAGACGGGCTTCGGGCCATTGCCCGAGGGCTTCGTGCGGGTCCCCTACAGCGACGTCGATGCGATCCGCGCGGCGGCAACGGAGCGGACCGTTGCGGTATTTGTCGAGCCCATCCAGGGCGAAGGCGGTATCGTCGTACCCGATGATGACTATCTACCGGCCCTGCGCCACCTCTGTGACCAGCACGGATGGCTGCTCATGCTCGATGAGGTGCAGTCGGGGGTCGGTCGAACCGGCCACTGGTTTGCCCATCAGCACGCCGACATCCGGCCGGATGTGGTGACACTGGCCAAGGCCCTTGCCAACGGCGTACCCATCGGCGCCTGCATGGCGGGCGGGCCGGCAGGCGGTGTCCTGGGCCCCGGCAGTCACGGTACGACCTTTGGCGGTAATCCACTGTCCAGCCGCGCCGCACTGGCGGTCATCGATGCCATCGAGCGCGACGGGCTTCTGGCGCGTGCAGCGACGGTCGGTGAGCGCATGCTCGGCCGCCTGCGTCAGGCCCTCAGCGGCGTCCGGGGGGTCCACGAAATCCGCGGACGGGGGTTGATGATCGGCATTGAGCTCGACGGAGCCTGCGGCCAGTTGGTCGGGCAGGCCCTCGAGGCGGGCATTCTGATCAACGTAACGGCGGGACGGGTGATACGCCTTCTGCCACCACTCACCTTCACTGACGAACAGGCCGACCAATTGGTCGACACACTGACGCCATTGATCGAGAAGACCGCAGAAGCAATCGCCGATGAACCGGCCGAGCTTGCCTGAGGTTGACAGGGGAAACCGGATGTCATCGCGCCATTTTCTGACGCTCGCCGATATCAGTGCCGAGGCGCTCGAGACCCTGCTGCGGCGGGCCGCCGAACTGCGGGAACTGCATCATGCCGGCCATCTCCATGAGCCCCTGCGCGGTCGGGTGCTGGGAATGATCTTCGAGAAATCCTCGACCCGGACGCGCGTGTCGTTCGAGGCCGGTATGGCGCAGCTCGGGGGCAGCGCGCTATTCCTTTCTCCAAGGGATACCCAACTCGGTCGCGGCGAACCGGTGGAAGACACCGCACGGGTGCTCTCGGGCATGGTTGACGCGGTCATGATCCGCACGTTCGACCACGAAACCGTGGAGCGCTTCGCGGACGCGTCCAGCGTCCCGGTTATCAACGGCCTGACCGATGATCACCACCCCTGCCAGCTGCTCGCCGATCTGCAGACCTGGCAGGCGCACCGGGGCGAGCTTCAGGGACGGACCGTGGCGTGGATGGGTGATGGCAACAATATGTGCCGCTCGTGGATGCAGGCCGCGGAAATGATGGATTTCCGGCTCGCCATCGGGGCGCCGTCGGCCTACGCCCCGGAAGACCTCGCCGATCACCCCAACAGCCGCCACGAGACCGATCCGCAGGCGGCGGTGGAAGGCGCCGATCTGGTGGTCACCGACGTCTGGGCGAGCATGGGGATGGAGGACGAGCAGGACACCCGCCTCGCTGACTTCGCCGCCTATCAGGTCAACGAAGCGCTGATGGCCGCGGCGGCCAAGGACGCTCTATTCATGCACTGCCTGCCGGCCCACCGGGGCGAGGAAGTGACCGCCGGGGTGCTCGACGGTCATCAGAGTGTGGTCTGGGAAGAGGCGGAAAACCGCCTCCATGCCCAGAAGGCACTGCTCGAGTGGCTGATCAGCGGGACCGCCTAGCGGCGGTCCCCGGTGGCCTCTTCAGCCATCTGTTCAAAGCTGATGTGGCGGACATCCTTGCCGCGCACGAAGTAGATCACGTATTCGCAGATGTTCCGGGACCGGTCACCGATCCGCTCCAGTGACCGGGTCGCCCAGACGATGTCGAGCACCGGCGGCACCGACTTCGGGCTGTCCTCGAGGTGTTTGACCAGGTTGCGGATGATGGAATCGTACTGGGCGTCCGCCTTGATATCCTCCTGCGCGACCTGCACGGCCTGTTCTGAGTCCATGCGCGCGAAGGCGTCCAGCGCGCCACGCAGAATGCCCTTGATCTGCTCACCGAGCGCGGCGATCTCCGCCATCGGACTGCGGCGCCGATCCTCCTCGAGCAGATGAAGGGCCATCCGCCCGACACGCTCGGCCTCATCGCCGATGCGCTCCAGATCAGTGATGGCCTTGATGACCGCCATGATCAGGCGCAGGTCACTGGCGGTGGGCTGGCGACGCGCGAGAATGTGGGTGCAGGCCTCGTCCAGCTCGACCTCCATCGCATTGATCTTATAATCGGACGTCACCACCTGCTCGCCCTTGGCCTGGTCGCCGTTCACAAGGGCATCCAGCGCCGATTCGAGCTGCTGCTCGACCAGTCCACCCATGGTCATCACTCGGGTGATGATGTGCTCGAGGTCTTCGTTGTACTGCTGCGAGATATGCTGCGAGAAGCTCTTCTTATCCATGACGATAGCCGCTCCCTGCCGGCTCAGCCGAACCGGCCGGTGATGTAGTCCTCGGTGCGCTGTTCCGCCGGATTGGTGAACAGCGTGTCGGTGTCGTTGACTTCGATAATCTGCCCCATGTGGAAGAACGCCGTGTAGCCTGCCACCCGAGCGGCCTGCTGCAGGTTATGGGTCACGATGACGATGGTGTAGTTGTCCTTGAGCTCATGGATCAGCTCCTCGACCGTGGCCGTGGCGAGGGGATCGAGGGCCGACGCGGGCTCGTCCATCAGGATGACTTCCGGGTTGACGGCGATGGCCCGCGCGATACACAGGCGCTGCTGCTGACCACCGGAGAGCTCGGTCCCGGGCGTATCCAGACGATCCGCCACCTCGTTCCAGAGCCCGGCACGTTTCAGCGCCGATTCCACCAGGTCATCCAATTCCGAGCGCGATGTACCCGTTCCGTGGA from Spiribacter curvatus includes these protein-coding regions:
- a CDS encoding acetylornithine transaminase, translating into MSTALMPTYKRLPVAFRRGDGAWLEDTEGRWYLDALSGIAVCGLGHAHPDVAAAIADQAQTLVHTSNLYEVPHQSRLGERLCALSGLEQVFFANSGAEANEAAIKLARLYGYHRGIEAPEIIVAENAFHGRTLGALTATGNQRAQTGFGPLPEGFVRVPYSDVDAIRAAATERTVAVFVEPIQGEGGIVVPDDDYLPALRHLCDQHGWLLMLDEVQSGVGRTGHWFAHQHADIRPDVVTLAKALANGVPIGACMAGGPAGGVLGPGSHGTTFGGNPLSSRAALAVIDAIERDGLLARAATVGERMLGRLRQALSGVRGVHEIRGRGLMIGIELDGACGQLVGQALEAGILINVTAGRVIRLLPPLTFTDEQADQLVDTLTPLIEKTAEAIADEPAELA
- the argF gene encoding ornithine carbamoyltransferase, which produces MSSRHFLTLADISAEALETLLRRAAELRELHHAGHLHEPLRGRVLGMIFEKSSTRTRVSFEAGMAQLGGSALFLSPRDTQLGRGEPVEDTARVLSGMVDAVMIRTFDHETVERFADASSVPVINGLTDDHHPCQLLADLQTWQAHRGELQGRTVAWMGDGNNMCRSWMQAAEMMDFRLAIGAPSAYAPEDLADHPNSRHETDPQAAVEGADLVVTDVWASMGMEDEQDTRLADFAAYQVNEALMAAAAKDALFMHCLPAHRGEEVTAGVLDGHQSVVWEEAENRLHAQKALLEWLISGTA
- the pstB gene encoding phosphate ABC transporter ATP-binding protein PstB, whose translation is MAQTTGTAPGEQSATPHVKVSARDLNLWYGDTQALHDINLDMYSRQVTALIGPSGCGKSTFLRCLNRMNDLIPRVHISGRVALEDEDIYDPSVDVVQLRTYVGMVFQKPNPFPKSIYENIAYAPRLHGTGTSRSELDDLVESALKRAGLWNEVADRLDTPGTELSGGQQQRLCIARAIAVNPEVILMDEPASALDPLATATVEELIHELKDNYTIVIVTHNLQQAARVAGYTAFFHMGQIIEVNDTDTLFTNPAEQRTEDYITGRFG
- the phoU gene encoding phosphate signaling complex protein PhoU, coding for MDKKSFSQHISQQYNEDLEHIITRVMTMGGLVEQQLESALDALVNGDQAKGEQVVTSDYKINAMEVELDEACTHILARRQPTASDLRLIMAVIKAITDLERIGDEAERVGRMALHLLEEDRRRSPMAEIAALGEQIKGILRGALDAFARMDSEQAVQVAQEDIKADAQYDSIIRNLVKHLEDSPKSVPPVLDIVWATRSLERIGDRSRNICEYVIYFVRGKDVRHISFEQMAEEATGDRR